DNA from Danaus plexippus chromosome 6, MEX_DaPlex, whole genome shotgun sequence:
CTCGTCGATTGTTAAACATTATTAGGTCGGGTGTTgtttaatagaaacaaaaatatctgcCGGCTCGTCTTGTGTTTGATCTCGAGGTGTTCGTCCGTCGGACGCGATTAGCCTTCTCTCAACGTATAATCAAATGTGCCTCGGGCTGCCAGCGCCGTGACTCGGTATAATTCAGCGTCCGGCTTACATtgcttttaaagtataattaatttattcgagTCCGTACAGAAACGAGCGATGTACGATGTTTTTAACGAGGTTTACCCAGTGGTTATATGTATCATACGGCGGTGTGTTGAATGAAGCGTCCGACATCGGCTGACGAAGCCTCTCATTTGGCCTCCATTTGTCGGCCATTTCAGAGCACATCATAAATGAACTCAGCTCCAGGTCACGTTAGCATCTCtgtactgaaataaaaacttaaatacacACGGACGCgcgtatttttaatataccatAACATATTTCGTAATACCTAGTTGAATCGCTGAGCTATTTCAtctatcttaatttatttattgaaaagttcaatcatatgtattttttaaattagtacatttcttttttttttaaataaaacatcggAACATTTGTTGTAACTAAGAACAATGAGAAATGTCATTGGTATAGACTTCAggtatatcaaaatataataaagtgctaggcaaataaataacagcaaataattgtaaataaagacTGTCATCGGCGatgttaaacatattataatatatagttgttATTAATGAGTCGGTAAGTACTATCGTAATTTTTAAGCTTCTTTTAACTGATAGTTACGATCGTCGTCCGACAATACGTCATGAAGCCCTGCTTATGTGCCGCCCCGAGCGGACTGTATATCAATTGTTCTGAAGGAGTATCTTACAAAAATTACACAGCGCTCACTCGAGTCCGCTCTAGTGGTgtagtgatttatttatttcacttacaAGACGTCGTAAATCGATTGGAATCCTTAGCACCGGCCATTTCGCATCCAATTTATACAACTAATTGCTTCTACGCTTTAGAAATCAGTTAGAAATTCAAATACTTGGACCTCGATTCCGATGTTAGTgcgtaaatattaatataatctgtggcGTCGTTACCTAATACACGATCagctttaaaacttatttctataaaaatatagagagcacataattataaagtaaagtcGTAAGTGTTCCAATTTTGTTTGTCGGTACAATCTCCTTTTAgatatacgagtataataaaattagttttggaGTGAGTAATGTTGAGGAGGCTCGCGCAGACGTGCCGGCGCACCGAGCGAGACGGAGATATAATTAGAGAGAGACGACCTACACCAGCTGGGATGGCGgtgtttgattaaaaaagcctaatttaaaattaaatacgtaatcatattatttaatacctcCAAGAATTGTGATGATATTTCCTAATGTTGATATTTTCGATTATCCAAAAGGGTTggagtttgtttttttttttatttgataaataacgCTCTCAGCaatttttcgtcaaaatctAAAACGCCCATACGTCGCAGCAGCTTAATGTGAAACTGATTAATAAGGCCTGCACTAGACTAAACGGGATTTTGGTTTCTAATGAGTTTTCTTGTGAAACGATGAATTAACGCTATGACATGATTGATGGTATGTTTGTTTGATAAGCGGCGGGTCGAAGGCTGCTTTATTTTAGGTAATAGCCTTTTTGCTGATTCGATGGGCTCCGTTTATGTGATGAATAACCCTTTTAATTTTAGGTCTACttgaagttattattaatgattaagatACATTGCTAGTTtctatgtaattcttattagcaGCCTATACacaaatatgaatattctGAAGAGATCTTTTGTTTATGTCAAATAATTGTACAATATTGAATGATAAACGGTGATTTATTTTGACCATGAtgacaattatattacaattgacatataatttattttttaatatggcaatctatttgcttttcaagtgtaaaataatcatttgtaGTCATTTCATAAGAcgatatatagataataataattaaataaaaaatatatcgtactGTGTTGCAAAAGGAACACCGAAGtggatgtaattaaaataataaattaattattacaaagaaCGCCGATACAAAATAGATTGcaagaaacaaaatttgaatGTATTGTAAACGCTAATCGACTTAGAGACTGTTTGTAATAAccgctttatattatatatattttataaaaaaaaatgtaattgtgGTTGTTACACAaatagtaaacattttaagtgAGTGTAGTTGTTTCTTATTCttaaaaacagtattttaacAGAACTTACCATAGGAAGAACGAATATTAAGTTACTGTGCAGTAGCGCCATCTGTGATAAAATAGAGGAATTGAGACAGCCGTTGAGACTAAACTCAAAAAAGGGAAacctacattaataaaactaataagatACAATAGTAATGTATTTCCATTATCTCCGCGATGTTATTTACAAGCTAACAATACAACAATTAATTTGGGGGGAGggagttaaaaattaaaaagtttcctTACAGCCATTCACACGGtcgataaaaagaaaatttaatcaaaatcaatTTGCCACGTATCCATTCAAAGGAAACCCCTTTTAGCATTGTCCCCCCAGCTTTGACAATATGCTGAGTCGCGTCACGGCGACTTCTCGCCTCGCCGTAATCGAGGGGGACGTTGCTGTCGCGTTTGTCATCCTACCCTCACAACTATACAACAAACAATAACTCActttattataacagaaaCTAGATACAAATTTGTGTGTCCATATTTTTGCAAgcatcataaattttatggcACTTTAATACAGCCGtaacaacataataataatagggtAAATGTTTTGGTTTGCCATAAATAAATGGAGTTAGGTCCTGCTGGGGGAAGACAGATTCGGCGACATTGTTTCGCTTGTATCGGAAGttcaatatagaaatatattatagccTTCTCTAAACGTCCAATTACAAGGATTTTACAATCCATTGTCTCTTTGTTAGCTGCTAGTATTATGccgtttttatttcttattcttcttataaatacattatcattttcatagatacgttatatatattttcaacaatcATGCATCAATTGTGTGACAATTTGAATGATAATGTCTGttgctgaaaatataaataaaaaaacgctgTAAACAGTATACACCTAAACAATTTCTAACATGATTTCTCGGACAGACAAGTATTCGAACTGAACAGGAGGTagtcataaaatatagttattgaGTTAGTTAGTCATATTTAGTACATTATTTAGGACTATAATAGAACAGTCGAGAAAGAGTGACGTGTTATGTTTGCTAACATCAAGTCATTGTGACGCCACGTAAGGAgcttaaatagtttttcattcataaatttccgtacattttattattaatgaaggttattgaatgaaaaaggAAGCGTTGCGTATATATGTAGCAATCTTGCAAGAATTGTACGAAGCATATTTATATcgcatataataaattgctaTTATCTTTACCGTATCtatgaagtttattttaggttatttgtaatatcattcatgtaaattttaatttaattttgcaaacGATTAAAATGAACTATCAAGAATGTTATTAATTCAAGTGAACACcagttttatcattatttttttatttgatagttATTCAGAAACTAACAGAACTCATAGAAAAagtactatatttatattccttaACAATGATTCTTCATTTTCATTTCGGTTCGGTTCTCTTCAAAAGGTTTGAACGAATTTCCTATTCCATGAATATGGCAATGGATTtgctttcaaattttattttatgtcttaAGGTTATATGTTTacttatcttatttaatatcttctttagttgtgaaaaaaaaagggTAACGATCCTACATAATAGGTATGTGCCTATATCCATCACTGTTTGTACTCCGCATTTATTAACTCagaagtatttatttgaattactactAATAGAAAACCAACTAAGTACCTAATAGcttcaaaaatgttttcttaatcatcgattaatttaaaaattatcgataATAATAGTACGCCTAATTTATGCTACCTAAATATCGCTTAGGTATATATTGCTGTccgtaatttaaaactattttaatacatataacaatttctatgttatttaatacaagCCATAAATATCGCGGCACAATATGTAAGTGTGAAGTAATGTTAGAGGTTATATTGCTCAAACGtgcgatatttatttaagtggcTAGGCTAAGTGCGAGAAGCACTCTGTGCAAATGGCCCACGACTAATGCCCTCCCTCGGAATGCCTCGTAACTTATAGGCTATTTACTTTACAAGCTTTATTAAttcgtatatatttagttataggttaaaaaaatatatttgactatatattatcaaaatctCCTTCAAGATTTGAACTCTCAAAGGGAATGtacttttgtaattaatgaaatgaaaatacatcTTCGTATGATACTGGTCCTTTAGCTCAATTGTACTCAGGATTTACAACTTctaatacattttgaattatttctttttacgttgaacactttttatatctttttggaTAGAAAAAGACAACAAGATAaagacaaaacaataaaaagaagaTCAATGAAAGAAAGActgaaagatattttttagtaGGTCTACCTGCAGCCAATCGTTATTCTCTGTAATGAATATGctgtcaaataatatatacctatCTATGTACATAAATTCCTCGTTCGATttcagtaataaaatgtaacttgTAGCTTGTAAATTGTTGAGAAACAAATATCCTTTAAACACCTAAACGTTATTAACtaattatagcaaaaaaaatctaaaaattaatGTGCCGTACACTATACTCCATGCTCGTATGAagacatttttaatcaaactGGTATGCTCTTTAAGTGGCTGACAAGACAAATTCCCCCATCAATTTAATGTATGATACTTAGGCGTAAGAAACTTAGGCCaagtataatatacataatgtttatatatcgCCATTAATATAACACCGTTTATAGTTTTGGAGAATTATTGAATCGCtgcatgatttttttattaatcatgaCGTAACTATTGGTTTGAGgacgatttttttaacatatacatCCTTATGGTGTATCGAAGTCAGCTCTAAACACGCTTTAGGTACCTTTTGAAATCGCTCGTACAATACAAATGCAATTCGTAGCTGTAGTACTGAAATTATGACATAGAATTTTCAATAAGATGGAACAATTATTAAAGCggaaattttttcattacttacACAGGTATTCAAATcggaaaattacttttattacacaGTATTAGCCGCTATTATCATATGAAgcttaatatcaatttaattgaatgCCGTTTGAGCAAACTAGCTCGGAGACAATGTAGCTACAGTGTCATTTGCAACTCATATTACGTGTGTGTAATTGATGCAAAGAATCGATTATTTAACTCGTTACAGGAGCCATCAAACAATgacaatcaatttaatttcataagaaGTTCTGAAATAGAACACGCTACGAtcgaattatttatgtattttcaaataatgacATAGATGAGGTACATTTTGTCCATAAAACATTGATCAAGACGTTGCTTTGATCGGTAATTACGATTAATAATCATGAATTTCTATCCCACATCTAGGCTTTCTGAACGTTTCGTGTTAATACCTACCtataaataaggttttttaaaGTGGAACCTAACACTAACTTCTATTAAAGTTCGTATGAGGTTTTTTAAGATAGCACAGTAATGAATCGCGTTAGCCTATTAAGAAAATTGCTTTAGGTAATGCAAGTTAGGTAGTATTTAATGGGCTGGCTTAATCTAATCGTCCAACatcgaatataaaaatcgcatttgaataaaaagctAGCACGCACAGTAACcacaaaatataacacattacGAAGCACTAACTACCTGACTTTAGTTATTACTACTTACTAATTTGTTTGCTATTTTCAacctatttttatactattttttttcgttcCAACCTACGCCATCTTTTGCgagaagtaataaaaatagaagtgAATGAATGATTACTGAAAAAGCACTAGTTGTTTGGCCACAAGAAATACGTTTAACTGTATATAGGTAAACAAAGTTTCCTATAATTTCATTCTATATTGAGCGCATATAAAAGCGAGGATGTAATGTGGTATCGACAAACACAATGGCCGTTTGTCCGTTGGTCATTAGCACTAATAACCGCACGCGCGAATGTGGATAACGCTATGTCCTTgcggtttttataaatataatttttgcctaataattctatcaatagatGAATTGCGGTGGACTTGGTAATCGCGCGTctaaagaaatgtttaaattggTGAGCCATTATTATTCACTTTCCGGTTTCCTTTGACAGGAACGTTCCATTATTAGCTGCATGCAACAGAAAaggtcaaataattaataataaatattttatagcggCGAGAATGTTATAGCTGCAAGATGTACAATGCTTCTGCTTTACggaggtaatttttttttttttttgtacaactacatttttctgttttcataataaaaatggtgTACCTTCTGCATAAATGTATTTCACTGCTTTTAGATTTcatgacataaatataatatcaataatcatataattaatagaatgCAATAAtcctatttattaataaaatataaattatttttttttgctgtaaAAAGTATAAGATTTTtcccataatattttaaatacatagttcTTTGTCGTGAATTTAAGACTGTGAATACTAGTGTGACTATACATAGATTTCatgtaaaaaattgttatttagatactaattaatactttttatacaaattaatatatccaaCTTAACTATTTCCGAAAATTCCCTACTTAGCCCTGGcagaaaaatagaaaaataatggaaattcaaatatcaagttttgtttgtattaatattataaacctaCTAAGTTTTGAAGAAaacttactaaaaaaaaatggtaacccataataaaatgtatactattattcataattatatctCAAACTAAGAAGAAAAAGCAGAAATAGCACACCATCTAGCGTCCGtatgagaaataataatttcagaagtgatttattttgttgcaGATGCCAGATGGCGGTGTCTTGTTGACATAGTTCGAACTTTCTTTTACCTGTTTAAATatccaaattataataactcttataaatataattttttatttcaaaaatcaaaatatccaAAACactaatattgtattaaaacaatacatatttttataaattttagctATGGTTCGGttgaatcataatttaaaactattttaactttacttaattaataccCACAATTACAGTGTAAATGaagacatatataaaattaaaaatatatgtatagtgaatatctaatctatattaatacatGAAACTGGCAAAGTGAAGAGATTGccatattaacaaataaaaaactttaatatgacAGCTTGACATGTGTGGTTTGTCTGTATTTAGAATTTGACAAGTCAAAGAAGGTTTTAtggaatattgttttaagaaatattttgtataaaaaacaaaaaaatagaaaaaaattcttatacatgtaaaaaagaatatttttggtatttaCAATGTCCTTCTCTCGATTTACTTTTATGCgttctttatataaacttaaagtaaatatatcttGTCTCCGGCGCTACTCCTCGCAAAACATCAATTTGTCAGATCCCGCAATTCaggcttatttaaaatatttgatgttaGAACATGACAATTTACATGTACAATCACGTCGTAACCCAGAAGAAATCAGACGGCTTCATCAAATAAAACCCATCGTTACCGTGCTCGAGCAGCGCATAGCACTTTACGATAGCATTGAATCACTGAAGGAATTAAACAAACGTGACGGACAGGATGAGGAAATAAAAGAGATGGTTAAGGAAGAGGCAGctatatatttgaaacgtataaaagaaattgatGGTGAATTAGAGTCGGTCTTATTAGAACCAAAATTGACTGACGGTGGTATATTATTAGAGGTAACAGCTGGCGCTGGTGGACAAGAAGCGATGCTTTTTGCCAGAGAATTGTTTGATCTTTACAAAGCTTACTGTGAGTACAAAGACTGGCAGGTTGATGTTGCATCCATTGAAAAATCTGATATCGGTGGAATAAGAAAAGGATCCATGTTAGTGGCAGGTTATGGGGCACCGGAGTATATGAAAGTAGAATCTGGTGTACACCGAGTCCAGAGAATACCTGCGACCGAGAAAGGAGGTCGCATCCACACTAGTACAGTATCAGTGGCTGTATTGCCGCAGGCTACAGATATAGAGATAAATATTGCCGATAGAGATCTAAATATTGAGACTAAACGAGCAAGCGGTGCCGGAGGACAGCATGTTAACACTACAGACAGCGCTGTTCGAATAACCCACCTACCAACAGGCACAGTCGTAGAGTGCCAAGAAGGACgatcacagataaaaaatagagAAATTGCAATGCAAAAGTTGAAAACTTTATTACTACAGAAGCAAGAAGAGGCacaaatatctaaaatcaataaagaaagaaaattgcAGGTtagattattacaaatataatttttaaaattgttattgttgtGCGATTAATGTATGCATTAATTAACTGACTTAACACTTAATTCACTTCCCGCTTTTCAGATTGGTTCAAGTAATAGAAATGAAAAGATAAGAACTTATAATTATCCTCAAGATAGAGTCACTGAGCACAGAGAAGGTGGTGGTACCACACATAGTCTGAAGACTTTCATGCAGGGTGGAGAACAGTTGGAGACATTACAGGAATCACTGCTTAGACACCAGCAGTACCAAGCTCTGATGGCCGACatcaatgaattaattaacaaaaataaaacggaAACTGCCAAAAGCTAGGCATCCCATTAACAATGTATATCTGGCctctaaaagatttatatgttGAGATGTAGAAAAACCCAAatagaatacaataaatatttattttgtaccaaataaatcacattttttttcttacaaaaacaattataatatattatataatgagattCAGATAACTGTACTTAGTAAGACATGAAattctgtaattaaaaatttaaatgtctagGACGGGCAAAAATACAGCTCGACAACAAAAACCAAAATACTCCCaagagatatttaataatagaatttgTCTAAATcttcaaatgttttttatttaaaatacctaaTTTATCTGATATGAATCATGCCACGGTTGTGGCACTTTAGAAAAATTCTACAAGATAGGAATAAAGTTGATCctcattaatattgatatgtaCTATGACATGTccatttacaaataaactcGTActctttgtaaataaattaacgtttTTGTAAACTATTGACAATTTAACAGTAAAGTATAAGTATAACATTTCTAGAAGTAATGAAGTAGGAAAATTACGCTTAATGGAATCCATAAGATGGTTTTTGAAAGCAAACTGCAGCGTCCGCACATATCGATGTTGCTCTCCTGAAAAAAAAGGTAGGtttgatatataaagaatattacagTATATTATCAAGAAATTGGTCAATGTTTTATACTTACTTCAGTGTGATTCCGAATGCACGAGTTAGGCTGCTTCCTGTATAGCGGGTGCATATGCTTCAAACAGGGAAGCGATTCATTGTATTGCACCTCTGTGGGGTCTATAGAGTACATTGGCACTTCCACCTTAGCACACATCGCGTCCACGACAACTAACAACATATTAGTGTAATTAACTAATTGAGCATAGAAAGGTCTCTCGCATTCTCTTAATGGCTTGTTCAGTTTCTCATCCAGATTTTTGTACTCTAATTGGTAGAGGTACATTTCGCGATCGCAGGGTGTTGGTCGCGTCCTATTTATAAGCACCAGTTTTTCAAAATCTCTTTCCAATATACGTGTCGGAGGTTTTGACATTGACGGATCATCTGTGTCTTCATCATTCTCGTAATTGTGATATGCCACTGTAAATCATTGTTATGGTTAGATTCAGatcaatcaatataaattcacATGCAAGTAAAGGTTTCATAAGTAGTCAAGTTTAAGATAAAACGAGTAATTCGAAAATCTACAGGTTTCGCTAGATGAAGTCGTTGTGGGTACCGAATATGAGAACATTGACTGAATATTTCGGTTACTACAGTTTACTTTAAtgttagatatatttaaaaaacagcaACATTTAACTTTTTCCAGCAGAAaattagcaataaaaaatgtcCTATCTGCAAGCTTTGATCATAAAAACGAAAATGCGGgacaagtaattaaaaaatacacgtaatcctaaaatatttttaactcttattatatacaaataaagatGACTGAAGAGTTTTGGTGAGGGTTGGTTGTCAGTTAAGAATTAGAAAAGACTTTTTTAGTACACTACTAAcagaaagcaaataaaatgaataaaacatctTTTCATGCAAAGCGGACCAAGTTAAAAGGATATTACCTACTTTATAAGTACAtacctatattaaaaatgactaAAAAGATGCAAATGAATTGTGGttcttttaatgttatttaatttaatttaaactaaaactcGAATATACATTAAACTACATGCTCATTCCagatattctaaatttatataattaaaacgataaaaaGGGTTGTCAAAAGTTCTTGAATGCTGACCACTGTCTACGGTGCTCGATCTATAAAACTCACCAGTGGTTGTAACATACTCTGAAAACAAGATGGAGTCGTTACTactgtcataaaatatttggctACGTCCAATTCATGACTCCATTTAGAAATTTCATTTCACTAACTAGAAGTACCTATCTCAATTATCATTGGCATGCAAAACAACGTTAGACAATCCTAATTGTGCAACAGGTGTTGTTATGTGAAAAGTCAGAATTAATGGCTATTTCTTTTGTTGCTtagattaatgtaaaatactcGCTAAAACTTATCgagaaattaatacaattgatgcattattatgtaattactaTTGTCGAACTGAAAAATCGTTTTTTGGCTATCCGCGACTTAAATGAAGGAAGTGGAAGCCTTTTCAGCTATTAGTGACACATAGATAGACTTTTACAGCTAAATAGAGATAAAGCACATCAAATTACTTGTACATAgacattcatttttttttttacaaacaatagATTTTAGAGCGTTGTCATGCAAGTTCTATAGACCATGCTGACAACGCACAAGAGCAACATCGACCTTGCAAGTAtctcaaacatattttattatctctatACTCTTCAAACATTGTATgagtattaattaatgtaaattctaACCTACCATAGTCTATGGAATAACTAGACCCCTGAGCCAATGTGACAGCTACAGTGTTGTACAACCATATCGACGTAGTCATGAACCATGTCAAAATATGTCGTAAATTCTCTAGTGGctggaaaaaaatacataattagcaatacataaaatacgTAGATGTAGAATTGTATTTCTTTACAAAGTAGAAATTTTTAGTACTACTTTCAACTCTTCGTATTTAGTGTAACAATGGAAACTTAGAGTAAGTATACTGGTTAAAAGATGCAAATATATACCGTCAGTAACATGGTTGCAGGGTTTGTTGTCTTTTTTTCTCTAAAGCAGACAGCTTGATAATCAATTATATGGACCGCTTTAAACACATCTTCTTCCACCAACTTCATCATTATGTCTGGTCGGACCTGTGaacataaatttcattacagtataatattttaagacagtGAAACgagataataaacataaacaaactTTCACATTCTTTGATCGATAACGGTCTAAATAGAGGAAACTAGAAAATTTTAGtaacgaaaattattttgattttaaaacttatgttGGTAgatagaaatagttttattttgtacttcAGTGATATATACAGaccaaaat
Protein-coding regions in this window:
- the LOC116779246 gene encoding peptide chain release factor 1-like, mitochondrial, giving the protein MSFSRFTFMRSLYKLKVNISCLRRYSSQNINLSDPAIQAYLKYLMLEHDNLHVQSRRNPEEIRRLHQIKPIVTVLEQRIALYDSIESLKELNKRDGQDEEIKEMVKEEAAIYLKRIKEIDGELESVLLEPKLTDGGILLEVTAGAGGQEAMLFARELFDLYKAYCEYKDWQVDVASIEKSDIGGIRKGSMLVAGYGAPEYMKVESGVHRVQRIPATEKGGRIHTSTVSVAVLPQATDIEINIADRDLNIETKRASGAGGQHVNTTDSAVRITHLPTGTVVECQEGRSQIKNREIAMQKLKTLLLQKQEEAQISKINKERKLQIGSSNRNEKIRTYNYPQDRVTEHREGGGTTHSLKTFMQGGEQLETLQESLLRHQQYQALMADINELINKNKTETAKS